A single window of Pseudarthrobacter psychrotolerans DNA harbors:
- a CDS encoding adenylate kinase, whose translation MLIIGPPGSGKGTQAERISERLGVVAISTGDIFRANVKGETPLGIEAKKYMDAGDFVPDSVTNKMVRDRLSESDVENGFLLDGYPRTTAQVDYLDGILATSEEKLDVVLQLTADDEELVSRLLGRAKETGRSDDNEAVIRHRLDLYHEQTEAVVAKYAERGILTQVDGIGGIDEVTDRVMQAIKAAQAA comes from the coding sequence ATGTTGATTATTGGACCCCCCGGTTCCGGAAAAGGAACGCAAGCGGAACGCATTTCCGAGCGCCTCGGCGTCGTGGCGATTTCCACTGGTGATATCTTCCGCGCCAACGTGAAGGGCGAAACTCCTCTTGGCATCGAAGCCAAGAAGTACATGGACGCCGGGGATTTTGTTCCGGACAGCGTCACCAACAAGATGGTCCGCGACCGCCTTAGCGAGTCCGACGTCGAAAACGGCTTCCTCCTGGACGGCTACCCGCGCACCACGGCGCAGGTGGACTACCTGGACGGCATCCTCGCGACCAGCGAAGAAAAGCTCGACGTCGTCCTGCAGCTCACGGCCGACGACGAGGAACTCGTCTCCCGCCTGTTGGGCCGTGCCAAGGAAACCGGCCGGAGCGACGACAACGAAGCCGTTATCCGCCACCGCCTGGACCTGTACCACGAGCAGACCGAGGCCGTTGTGGCCAAGTATGCCGAACGCGGCATTTTGACCCAGGTTGACGGCATCGGCGGCATCGACGAGGTCACCGACCGCGTGATGCAGGCGATCAAGGCAGCCCAGGCCGCCTAA
- the secY gene encoding preprotein translocase subunit SecY, producing the protein MLSAFGRAFRTPDLRRKLLFTLAIITIFRLGAFIPSPGVNYQNVQQCLQNGQTAGGLYQLVNLFSGGALLQVSIFALGIMPYITASIIVQLLRVVIPRFQELYEEGASGQSKLTQYTRYLTIALGLLNATTLVSLARSGQLLPGCALPIIPDSSIITTILLIITLTAGTGLIMWMGELVTEKGVGNGMSLLIFTSIAAQFPTSLGAIWSSQGPGTFFLVVIIGLVTVALVVFVEQSQRRIPVQYAKRMIGRRTVGGTSTYIPIKVNMAGVIPVIFASSMLYLPGLISQFNQPKAGEALAPWVEWINNNLTRGDHPIYMALYFAMIVFFTYFYVAITFNPEEVSDNMKKYGGFIPGIRAGKPTADYLQYVLSRITLPGAMYLGFVALIPLVALVLINANQNFPFGGTSILIMVGVGLETVKQIDAQLQQRHYEGLLR; encoded by the coding sequence TTGCTTAGCGCATTTGGCCGGGCCTTTCGCACGCCTGATCTGCGACGCAAGTTGTTGTTCACGCTGGCAATCATCACAATCTTCCGCTTGGGTGCATTCATCCCCTCGCCTGGTGTGAACTACCAGAATGTCCAGCAATGCTTGCAGAACGGTCAGACCGCAGGCGGGCTCTATCAGCTCGTCAACCTGTTCAGTGGCGGTGCCTTGCTTCAGGTGTCCATCTTCGCGCTGGGCATCATGCCGTATATCACGGCAAGCATCATTGTGCAGCTGCTCCGGGTGGTCATTCCCCGGTTCCAGGAGCTGTACGAGGAGGGCGCCTCCGGGCAGTCCAAGCTCACCCAGTACACGCGGTACCTCACGATTGCCCTGGGCCTGCTGAACGCAACGACGCTGGTGTCGCTGGCACGTTCAGGCCAGTTGCTTCCGGGCTGTGCACTGCCGATCATTCCTGACAGCAGCATCATCACCACTATCCTGCTGATCATCACGCTGACCGCCGGTACCGGGCTCATCATGTGGATGGGCGAGCTCGTCACCGAAAAGGGTGTGGGCAACGGCATGTCGCTGCTCATCTTCACGTCCATCGCGGCGCAGTTCCCCACCTCGCTCGGTGCCATCTGGAGCTCGCAGGGACCGGGAACCTTCTTCCTGGTCGTGATCATCGGACTGGTAACGGTTGCCCTGGTGGTCTTTGTGGAGCAGTCCCAGCGCCGTATCCCGGTGCAGTACGCCAAGCGGATGATCGGACGCCGGACCGTCGGCGGAACCAGCACCTACATCCCCATCAAGGTGAACATGGCAGGCGTGATCCCCGTGATCTTCGCATCGTCCATGCTCTACCTGCCGGGACTGATCTCACAGTTCAACCAGCCCAAAGCGGGTGAGGCGCTCGCGCCGTGGGTTGAGTGGATCAACAACAACCTGACCCGAGGAGACCACCCGATCTATATGGCGCTGTACTTCGCCATGATCGTGTTCTTCACCTACTTCTACGTCGCGATCACCTTCAACCCTGAAGAGGTCTCCGACAACATGAAGAAGTACGGCGGTTTCATCCCGGGTATCCGTGCCGGAAAACCGACCGCGGACTACCTGCAGTACGTGCTCTCCCGGATCACGCTGCCCGGAGCCATGTACCTGGGCTTCGTGGCGCTGATTCCGTTGGTGGCACTCGTACTGATCAACGCAAACCAGAACTTCCCGTTCGGTGGCACCTCGATCCTGATCATGGTGGGCGTTGGCCTTGAAACCGTCAAGCAAATAGATGCGCAGCTACAGCAACGTCACTACGAAGGGCTTTTGCGATGA
- the rpmD gene encoding 50S ribosomal protein L30, giving the protein MAKNLIPSDLQLEITQIKSAIGGKQNQRDTLRSLGLKRIGHTVVRTADAVTVGMLNTVPHLVKVEEAK; this is encoded by the coding sequence ATGGCTAAGAACCTGATTCCCTCCGACCTTCAGTTGGAGATCACTCAGATCAAGTCCGCCATTGGCGGCAAGCAGAACCAGCGCGACACCCTTCGGTCCCTCGGCCTGAAGCGGATCGGACACACCGTTGTCCGCACCGCCGATGCCGTGACTGTTGGAATGCTCAACACGGTTCCGCACCTGGTAAAGGTAGAGGAGGCGAAGTAA
- the rpsE gene encoding 30S ribosomal protein S5 — MTEANKEKDTVSADQKATEAVAAPATETTAPAAAADDRRGGARRGERGDKGQGGREGGRGGRGGRDGGREAEKSQFIERVVTINRVSKVVKGGRRFSFTALVVVGDGNGMVGVGYGKAKEVPAAIAKGVEEAKKSFFRVPRIGNTIPHRVQGEAAAGVVMLRPASAGTGVIAGGPVRAILECVGIHDILSKSLGSSNAINIVHATVAALKQLEEPAAVAARRGLPLDEVAPPAMVKAILNQKAGV; from the coding sequence GTGACGGAAGCAAACAAGGAAAAGGACACTGTGTCTGCAGATCAGAAGGCGACTGAAGCCGTAGCTGCTCCGGCCACTGAGACCACTGCGCCCGCAGCTGCTGCCGATGACCGCCGTGGTGGCGCTCGTCGTGGCGAGCGTGGCGACAAGGGCCAGGGCGGTCGCGAAGGCGGCCGTGGCGGCCGTGGCGGCCGTGACGGCGGCCGTGAAGCCGAGAAGAGCCAGTTCATTGAACGCGTTGTTACCATCAACCGCGTTTCCAAGGTGGTCAAGGGTGGTCGTCGCTTCAGCTTCACCGCTCTGGTCGTCGTTGGTGACGGTAACGGCATGGTCGGCGTGGGCTACGGCAAGGCTAAGGAAGTTCCTGCCGCTATCGCGAAGGGCGTTGAAGAGGCCAAGAAGTCCTTCTTCCGCGTTCCCCGCATCGGCAACACCATCCCGCACCGCGTTCAGGGTGAAGCCGCTGCAGGCGTCGTAATGCTGCGTCCGGCCTCCGCCGGTACCGGTGTTATTGCCGGTGGTCCGGTCCGCGCCATCTTGGAGTGCGTGGGCATCCACGACATCCTCTCCAAGTCGCTGGGTTCCTCCAACGCCATCAACATCGTTCACGCGACGGTTGCGGCGCTGAAGCAGCTCGAAGAGCCGGCAGCAGTGGCAGCACGCCGCGGCCTGCCGCTGGACGAGGTTGCTCCGCCGGCAATGGTGAAGGCAATCCTGAACCAGAAGGCGGGTGTCTAA
- the rplR gene encoding 50S ribosomal protein L18 — protein MAISINKKRTNKSKSASRSRRQLRIRKRISGTAVRPRLVVNRSARHVFVQVVDDTKGLTVASASTLEADLRVFEGDKTAKAKRVGELVAARAKAAGIEAVVFDRGGNKYHGRIAAVADGAREGGLSL, from the coding sequence ATGGCCATCTCAATTAACAAGAAGCGTACGAACAAGAGCAAGTCTGCTTCGCGCAGCCGCCGCCAGCTTCGTATCCGCAAGCGCATCTCCGGCACGGCTGTACGTCCTCGTCTGGTCGTCAACCGCTCCGCACGCCACGTATTCGTCCAGGTTGTCGATGACACCAAGGGCCTGACCGTAGCGAGCGCCTCCACACTGGAAGCCGACCTTCGTGTATTCGAAGGCGACAAGACTGCCAAGGCCAAGCGCGTTGGCGAGCTCGTTGCCGCTCGTGCCAAGGCTGCCGGTATCGAAGCTGTTGTCTTCGACCGCGGTGGTAACAAGTACCACGGCCGGATCGCCGCCGTCGCTGACGGTGCACGTGAAGGTGGGCTGTCACTGTGA
- the rplF gene encoding 50S ribosomal protein L6: MSRIGRLPITVPAGVEVKVDGSVVSVKGAKGELNHTVASPIEVSLEAETLTVARPNDERASRSLHGLTRTLISNMIEGVTKGYEKKLEIVGTGYRVQAKGSDLEFALGYSHPVNVTAPDGITFAVETPTKLSVSGINKQQVGEVAANIRKLRKPDPYKGKGIRYAGEVIRRKVGKAGK; encoded by the coding sequence ATGTCACGTATTGGACGTCTCCCCATCACCGTTCCCGCCGGCGTTGAGGTCAAGGTTGACGGCTCTGTCGTCAGCGTCAAGGGTGCCAAAGGCGAGCTGAACCACACTGTGGCCAGCCCGATCGAGGTTTCCCTGGAAGCAGAGACCCTGACTGTCGCCCGCCCGAACGACGAGCGCGCCTCCCGTTCACTCCACGGCCTGACCCGCACCCTGATCTCTAACATGATCGAGGGCGTTACCAAGGGCTACGAGAAGAAGCTTGAAATCGTTGGTACTGGTTACCGCGTTCAGGCCAAGGGATCTGACCTTGAGTTCGCTCTCGGCTACAGCCACCCGGTAAATGTCACCGCACCGGACGGCATCACCTTTGCAGTTGAGACCCCGACCAAGCTCTCTGTTTCAGGTATCAACAAGCAGCAGGTCGGCGAGGTTGCTGCCAACATTCGCAAGCTGCGGAAGCCGGACCCCTACAAGGGCAAGGGCATCCGCTACGCAGGCGAAGTCATCCGCCGCAAGGTCGGAAAGGCTGGTAAGTAA
- the rpsH gene encoding 30S ribosomal protein S8, with protein MTMTDPVADMLTRLRNANSAYHDSVSMPYSKLKARVADILKAEGYIASWKEEEAEVGKKLTLDLKFGPNRERSIAGVRRISKPGLRVYAKSTNLPHVLGGLGVAILSTSSGLLTDKQAGKKGVGGEVLAYVW; from the coding sequence ATGACAATGACAGATCCTGTCGCAGACATGCTTACGCGTCTGCGCAATGCAAACTCGGCATACCACGATTCCGTGTCCATGCCGTACAGCAAGCTCAAGGCACGCGTTGCCGACATCCTGAAGGCTGAAGGTTACATCGCCTCCTGGAAAGAAGAAGAGGCTGAGGTTGGCAAGAAGCTGACCCTCGACCTTAAGTTCGGTCCGAACCGCGAGCGTTCAATCGCTGGCGTTCGTCGTATTTCCAAGCCGGGCCTGCGTGTTTACGCAAAGTCCACCAACCTCCCGCACGTGCTCGGTGGCCTGGGTGTCGCAATCCTGTCCACCTCTTCCGGCCTCTTGACTGATAAGCAAGCCGGCAAGAAGGGCGTGGGCGGCGAAGTCCTCGCCTACGTCTGGTAA